The Streptomyces sp. NBC_00440 genome contains a region encoding:
- a CDS encoding glycerophosphodiester phosphodiesterase: MNHPVRRPVVYAHRGARADEPENTLRSFRRALALGADGIELDIRLTSDGHLVVIHDKAVDRTTDGTGLVADFTLAGLRALDAGQGERIPTFDEAMEVCGDVVQIEIKALEAVEALAERERRTPLPGSVVLTSFSKAAVEEAARWLPHVPRGLITHHPGAEMIKDALDLKATWVCPELKPELTRDLVDRCHESGIQVDAWPTAERAHLLRWVEIGADAVTTDHPGRIGEWLDTSGS; this comes from the coding sequence GTGAACCACCCCGTGAGGCGTCCCGTGGTGTACGCACACCGTGGAGCCCGGGCCGACGAGCCGGAGAACACCCTGCGGTCCTTCCGGCGGGCTCTCGCTCTCGGCGCCGACGGTATCGAACTCGACATCCGCCTCACCTCCGACGGCCACCTCGTCGTCATCCACGACAAGGCCGTGGACCGTACGACTGACGGCACCGGCCTCGTCGCCGACTTCACCCTGGCCGGCCTCCGGGCATTGGACGCCGGGCAGGGCGAGCGGATACCCACCTTCGACGAGGCCATGGAAGTCTGCGGGGACGTCGTCCAGATCGAGATCAAGGCCCTGGAGGCGGTGGAGGCGCTCGCCGAGCGGGAACGCCGTACCCCGCTGCCCGGGTCGGTAGTACTGACCTCCTTCAGCAAGGCCGCGGTGGAGGAGGCCGCCCGATGGCTGCCGCACGTCCCCCGTGGCCTGATCACCCACCACCCCGGCGCTGAAATGATCAAGGACGCGCTGGACCTCAAGGCCACCTGGGTGTGCCCGGAGCTGAAGCCCGAGCTCACCCGGGACCTCGTGGACCGCTGTCACGAGAGCGGCATCCAGGTGGATGCCTGGCCCACCGCGGAGCGGGCCCACCTGCTCCGCTGGGTCGAGATCGGAGCGGACGCCGTGACCACGGACCACCCGGGGCGGATCGGCGAGTGGCTGGACACGTCCGGCAGTTGA
- a CDS encoding carbohydrate ABC transporter permease, with the protein MTTDLMQDGRAAPPSPATAGAAGPRTRARRRRREYLLFAAFAAPNFFFLLVFAYWPVIYNAYLSLTDWDMVSSTWHMIGLDNYTSLFADPDFRGSLWTTVLFVVGIVAGGLVLGLATALLLNQRLRGRNVVRTLAFAPYVLSGAAVGTLWLFIFDPNYGLIRPLLAPLGLAAPAMMTDSKWALSGLVLVYLWKNIGFVAVVYLAGLQGLPRDVFEAAALDGAGAWTRLRRIILPLLSPVTFFLLVTCTISTFQAFDVIAVMTNGGPGTSTSILSWFIYDQGFRTFDAGRASAAAMIMFVVLLLITGFQARFLQRKVHYQ; encoded by the coding sequence TTGACGACCGACTTGATGCAGGACGGCAGAGCCGCCCCGCCAAGTCCGGCAACTGCCGGCGCGGCAGGGCCCCGGACCCGCGCACGGCGCCGGCGGCGCGAGTACCTGCTGTTCGCCGCCTTCGCCGCCCCGAACTTCTTCTTCCTGCTGGTGTTCGCCTACTGGCCGGTGATCTACAACGCCTATCTGAGCCTCACCGACTGGGACATGGTTTCCTCGACGTGGCACATGATCGGCCTGGACAACTACACGTCGCTGTTCGCCGACCCCGACTTCCGCGGCAGCCTGTGGACGACCGTGCTGTTCGTCGTCGGAATCGTCGCGGGCGGACTGGTACTCGGCCTCGCCACCGCCCTGTTGCTCAACCAGCGGCTGCGCGGGCGGAACGTCGTGCGGACGCTGGCCTTCGCCCCGTACGTGCTCTCCGGAGCCGCTGTCGGCACCTTGTGGCTGTTCATCTTCGATCCCAACTACGGACTGATACGCCCGTTGCTCGCACCACTCGGCCTGGCCGCGCCGGCGATGATGACCGACTCCAAGTGGGCGCTGTCCGGCCTCGTCCTGGTCTACCTCTGGAAGAACATCGGCTTCGTCGCCGTGGTCTACCTCGCCGGTCTGCAGGGCTTGCCCAGGGACGTGTTCGAGGCGGCGGCCCTGGACGGCGCGGGAGCGTGGACGCGGCTGCGCCGCATCATCCTGCCGCTGCTCTCGCCCGTCACCTTCTTCCTGCTGGTGACCTGCACCATCAGCACCTTCCAGGCGTTCGATGTGATCGCCGTGATGACCAACGGCGGCCCCGGCACCTCCACCTCGATCCTCAGCTGGTTCATCTACGACCAGGGCTTCCGCACCTTCGACGCGGGCCGCGCGTCGGCCGCCGCAATGATCATGTTCGTGGTGCTGCTGCTGATCACTGGATTCCAGGCACGCTTCCTCCAGCGAAAGGTGCACTACCAGTGA
- a CDS encoding ABC transporter substrate-binding protein, with translation MTRTSLRESAGPALDRRRLLGAGAGLGLAAALSACGQTTGTVTQPGGGSVPDAFRGRTRVVLWSTFADPVGPALQKLVDAFNREQRDVYVEVQFQGTYDECAQKAVISLLGAQAPDLCVLSDVKWYKFYFGDALEPWDSYFAQGELERTYNPRLLSEGVRKGHTWWLPLARSTPLFYYNKTLFKKAGVPVRPPESYDELYDWSRHVTRQSVGGKRVALEAYQAVDGDWQFQCSAWQWGGAYSKGMDVTIDGGGAVAAGEWQRKLIFKDRIAYMATEPTADLGNQLIATLVTSTGGLKKINEMAKANGWELGTGFLPKKEKFAVNTGGGGLGIFKRVPRERKEAAAQFARFLARPENAAQWAVETGYLPVVPAAVKEPTLAKLMKDDPNFATAVRQLDLTRPGDQVRMMIPNANVRIYTALQRIWSANTPAQQAFAEVADQLRKGVDRYGPMIEEHL, from the coding sequence ATGACACGGACCTCGCTGCGGGAGTCCGCGGGCCCCGCGCTCGACAGGCGCAGGCTGCTCGGGGCGGGCGCGGGGCTGGGACTGGCCGCGGCGCTGAGCGCCTGCGGCCAGACCACGGGGACCGTCACACAGCCCGGCGGCGGATCGGTACCCGATGCGTTCCGGGGGCGCACCAGGGTGGTCCTCTGGTCGACGTTCGCAGATCCGGTGGGCCCGGCCCTGCAGAAACTCGTCGACGCCTTCAACCGCGAGCAGCGGGACGTGTACGTGGAGGTGCAGTTCCAGGGCACCTACGACGAGTGCGCCCAGAAGGCGGTCATCAGCCTGCTCGGGGCCCAGGCCCCCGACTTGTGCGTCCTGTCCGACGTGAAGTGGTACAAGTTCTACTTCGGCGACGCCCTGGAACCCTGGGACAGTTACTTCGCACAGGGCGAGCTGGAGCGGACCTACAATCCGCGGCTGCTCAGCGAGGGCGTCCGCAAGGGGCACACCTGGTGGCTCCCGCTGGCCCGCTCCACGCCGCTCTTCTACTACAACAAGACGCTCTTCAAGAAGGCCGGCGTACCGGTACGCCCTCCGGAGAGCTACGACGAGCTCTACGACTGGTCGCGCCACGTCACCCGGCAGAGCGTGGGCGGCAAGCGGGTGGCCCTGGAGGCGTACCAGGCAGTTGACGGGGACTGGCAGTTCCAGTGCAGTGCCTGGCAGTGGGGCGGGGCGTACTCCAAGGGCATGGACGTCACCATCGACGGGGGCGGGGCCGTGGCGGCGGGCGAGTGGCAGCGCAAGCTGATCTTCAAGGACAGGATCGCTTACATGGCGACCGAGCCCACCGCCGACCTGGGCAACCAGCTGATCGCCACGCTCGTCACCTCCACCGGTGGCCTGAAGAAGATCAACGAGATGGCGAAGGCGAACGGCTGGGAGCTGGGCACCGGCTTCCTGCCCAAGAAGGAGAAGTTCGCGGTCAATACGGGCGGCGGCGGTCTGGGCATATTCAAGCGCGTGCCGCGGGAACGCAAGGAGGCCGCGGCCCAGTTCGCGCGCTTCCTGGCCCGCCCCGAGAACGCCGCGCAGTGGGCCGTCGAGACCGGCTACCTGCCCGTGGTGCCGGCGGCGGTCAAGGAGCCCACCCTCGCCAAGCTGATGAAGGACGACCCGAACTTCGCCACGGCCGTCAGGCAGTTGGATCTCACCCGCCCCGGTGACCAGGTGCGCATGATGATTCCGAATGCGAATGTGCGTATCTACACTGCTCTGCAGCGCATATGGTCGGCGAACACCCCCGCACAGCAGGCCTTCGCGGAGGTCGCCGACCAGCTGCGCAAGGGCGTCGACCGCTACGGCCCGATGATTGAGGAGCACTTGTGA
- a CDS encoding phosphotransferase translates to MTEALYSQTGVRLTVQGPCPGGQVGAAYVRWADGRRSVLKWRPHSRLADIQAGPLSVADILRSPEYPAPATELAVQTGHAVVVVQELLPGAKIDNLDHRGLEQALELNRLQTGRLADRPDIPPVGLHLSEDGSGYCLHEPLRRHNRRSAALERWITAVGQDNPDRLGGYDAVHYDFHPGNLLAVGGAITGIVDWDGAGRGDRRLDLVTLRFGIHAKTCEPGVAERLDDVLDALPDTFLRLAWAHMSLRMVDWAIRHFAPADVEHWLDIAEQRAYQ, encoded by the coding sequence ATGACTGAAGCCCTGTATTCGCAGACGGGTGTCCGTCTGACGGTCCAGGGCCCGTGTCCGGGTGGGCAGGTGGGTGCCGCCTACGTGCGGTGGGCCGACGGCCGCCGCTCGGTCCTGAAGTGGCGACCGCACAGCAGGCTTGCCGACATACAAGCAGGACCGCTCAGCGTGGCCGACATCCTCCGTTCTCCGGAATACCCGGCGCCGGCCACCGAGTTGGCGGTCCAGACCGGCCATGCGGTGGTCGTTGTGCAAGAGCTCCTGCCGGGCGCGAAGATCGACAATCTGGACCACCGTGGCCTGGAGCAGGCCCTCGAACTCAACCGGTTGCAGACCGGTCGGCTCGCCGACCGCCCGGACATCCCTCCGGTCGGCCTGCACCTGAGCGAGGACGGTTCCGGCTACTGCCTGCACGAACCGCTGCGCCGGCACAACCGCCGCAGTGCCGCCCTCGAACGCTGGATCACCGCAGTCGGGCAGGACAACCCTGACCGGCTGGGCGGATACGACGCCGTGCACTACGACTTTCATCCTGGCAATTTGCTGGCCGTCGGCGGTGCGATCACAGGCATCGTCGACTGGGACGGCGCCGGGCGCGGTGATCGCCGACTCGACCTGGTGACCTTGCGCTTCGGCATCCACGCGAAGACGTGTGAACCGGGTGTCGCCGAACGACTTGACGACGTCCTCGATGCTCTGCCTGACACCTTCCTCCGACTCGCCTGGGCCCACATGAGCCTGCGCATGGTCGACTGGGCCATCCGGCATTTCGCTCCGGCCGATGTCGAGCACTGGCTCGACATCGCCGAACAACGCGCCTACCAGTGA
- a CDS encoding TetR/AcrR family transcriptional regulator yields the protein MTDPLDTTSDRRPGGRTARIRAQVLDAVRAELTERGHEGLTMEGVATRAGVHRATVYRRWRDVGGLLVDVIGAAGEIDWQPPDTGSLRGDLTALNQEIQESLAVQPSFAVALMAASFHSEQAARAQTQLWTDRYAQCEILVERAIERGELPAQHTDARSLLIAATAPLYHQLVLLRADQDPQLPERAAEAAVLAAAAGAFSVHREESV from the coding sequence ATGACAGACCCACTCGACACGACGTCGGACCGCCGCCCGGGTGGTCGCACCGCCCGCATCCGCGCCCAGGTTCTCGATGCGGTGCGCGCCGAACTCACCGAACGCGGTCACGAAGGACTCACGATGGAGGGGGTCGCGACGCGGGCCGGAGTGCACCGCGCCACGGTCTACCGGCGCTGGCGCGATGTGGGCGGCCTGCTCGTCGACGTCATCGGCGCCGCCGGCGAGATCGACTGGCAGCCGCCGGACACCGGCTCGCTGCGAGGCGATCTGACGGCCCTCAACCAGGAGATCCAGGAATCCCTGGCCGTACAGCCGTCGTTCGCCGTCGCCCTGATGGCCGCCTCGTTCCACTCCGAACAGGCCGCGCGGGCCCAGACGCAGTTGTGGACGGACCGGTACGCCCAGTGCGAGATCCTCGTCGAGCGGGCCATCGAGCGCGGTGAACTCCCCGCACAGCACACGGACGCACGGAGCCTGCTGATCGCCGCCACGGCGCCCCTCTACCACCAGCTGGTGCTTCTGCGTGCCGATCAGGACCCGCAACTCCCGGAACGGGCCGCGGAGGCGGCAGTCCTGGCGGCTGCCGCGGGCGCCTTCTCCGTCCATCGGGAAGAGAGCGTGTGA
- a CDS encoding carbohydrate ABC transporter permease, producing the protein MTVADSLTDAGPVATAGRSGARRARRFGLYALLVLVAVIAGGPLYWLISSALKTNPQIYSYPPHWIPTDLRWSNFSDAWSAAPFGRFFLNSLIVSVIGTAIELTAALLCAYAFVFLPFPGKKVLFLFLLGAMMVPGHVTLLPNFLTIAQLGWVNSYAGLIAPGLGSVFGTFLLRQHMLTLPQEITDAAKIDGAGHLRILFRVVLPMSRPMVITVALVVLVGKWNDFIWPLIVTSSADMRTLPIGLLFLKNTETFANWGAILAGAVMVIVPVLVMFFFAQRYIIAGLTQGAGK; encoded by the coding sequence GTGACAGTCGCCGACTCCCTGACGGACGCCGGCCCGGTCGCCACAGCCGGCCGCTCCGGTGCCCGCCGCGCACGCCGCTTCGGTCTGTACGCGCTGCTCGTCCTGGTCGCCGTCATCGCGGGTGGCCCGCTGTACTGGCTGATCTCCTCAGCGCTGAAGACCAACCCGCAGATCTACAGCTACCCCCCGCACTGGATCCCCACGGACCTGCGGTGGTCCAACTTCTCCGACGCCTGGAGCGCGGCGCCGTTCGGCCGGTTCTTCCTCAACTCCCTGATCGTGTCCGTGATCGGCACCGCGATCGAGTTGACCGCCGCGCTGCTCTGCGCCTACGCGTTCGTGTTCCTGCCGTTCCCCGGCAAGAAGGTCCTCTTCCTGTTCCTGCTGGGCGCGATGATGGTGCCAGGCCACGTCACGCTGCTGCCGAACTTCCTGACCATCGCCCAGCTCGGCTGGGTCAACTCCTACGCGGGCCTGATAGCCCCGGGTCTCGGCTCGGTCTTCGGTACCTTCCTGCTGCGCCAGCACATGCTGACACTGCCTCAGGAGATCACGGACGCGGCGAAGATCGACGGGGCCGGGCACCTGCGCATCCTCTTCCGGGTGGTGCTGCCGATGTCGCGTCCGATGGTGATCACCGTCGCCCTGGTCGTCCTGGTCGGCAAGTGGAACGACTTCATCTGGCCCCTGATCGTCACCAGCAGCGCGGACATGCGGACCCTCCCCATCGGTCTGCTCTTCCTCAAGAACACCGAGACCTTCGCCAACTGGGGAGCGATCCTCGCCGGTGCCGTGATGGTGATCGTGCCGGTCCTCGTCATGTTCTTCTTCGCCCAGCGCTACATCATCGCCGGGCTGACCCAGGGAGCCGGAAAATGA
- a CDS encoding cytochrome P450 family protein — protein MSATTPSRPPLVDPAELVADPYSVYARLREAGPVHRIAGTDGLPAWLVTRYDDVREALADRRLSLDKRNATPGGYHGLALPPALDANLLNMDPPDHTRIRRLVSRAFTPRHIDRLREPIRETADSLLDAIAPHGHADLITSYAAPLPITVICDLLGVAPHDRRDFRSWTDALLAPDPAQPGRAKESVRSMLAFFAQLIADKQAAPADDLLSALIAVRDDTDRLSEDELTSLAFVILFAGYENTVHLIGNSTLALLSHPDQLSALRADPGRLAGAVEELARYDGPVPLAIRRFPTEDITIGGVGIPAGETVLLSLAAAHRDPHRFTEPDRLDIGRDATGHLALGHGIHYCLGAPLARMETEIALAALIDRFPALALDIAPDEVRWRPSMRARGLVALPVRY, from the coding sequence ATGTCCGCCACAACGCCCAGCAGGCCGCCCCTCGTTGACCCAGCGGAGCTGGTCGCTGACCCGTACTCGGTGTACGCGCGGCTCCGCGAAGCCGGGCCCGTCCATCGCATCGCCGGAACGGACGGGCTTCCGGCCTGGCTGGTCACGCGTTACGACGACGTACGCGAGGCCCTCGCCGACCGCCGACTCTCCCTCGACAAGCGCAATGCGACGCCCGGCGGCTACCACGGGCTCGCGCTGCCGCCGGCGCTGGACGCGAACCTGCTGAACATGGATCCGCCCGACCACACCCGCATCCGCCGTCTGGTGTCCCGGGCGTTCACCCCGCGCCACATCGACCGCCTGCGCGAACCCATCAGGGAAACCGCTGACTCGCTGCTCGACGCCATCGCACCTCACGGTCACGCGGACCTGATCACCTCGTACGCCGCACCGCTGCCGATCACGGTGATCTGCGACCTGCTCGGCGTGGCTCCGCACGACCGCCGCGACTTCCGGTCCTGGACCGACGCCCTGCTCGCCCCGGACCCGGCGCAACCCGGCCGGGCGAAGGAATCGGTCCGCAGCATGCTGGCCTTCTTCGCCCAGCTCATCGCCGACAAGCAGGCCGCGCCCGCCGACGACCTGCTCTCGGCGCTGATCGCCGTACGGGACGACACGGACCGGCTGAGCGAGGACGAGCTCACGTCCCTGGCCTTCGTGATCCTGTTCGCCGGGTACGAGAACACCGTGCACCTGATCGGCAACTCCACCCTGGCCCTGCTCAGCCACCCCGACCAACTGAGCGCGCTCCGTGCCGATCCCGGTCGGCTGGCCGGCGCGGTCGAGGAGCTGGCCCGCTACGACGGTCCCGTGCCCCTGGCCATCCGGCGCTTCCCCACCGAGGACATCACCATCGGCGGGGTCGGCATCCCGGCCGGTGAGACCGTCCTGTTGTCCCTGGCCGCCGCGCACCGGGACCCGCACCGCTTCACCGAACCCGACCGGCTCGACATCGGCCGTGACGCCACCGGTCATCTCGCCCTCGGCCACGGCATCCACTACTGCCTCGGCGCACCGCTGGCCCGGATGGAGACCGAGATCGCTCTCGCCGCGCTCATCGACCGTTTCCCCGCTCTGGCCCTCGACATCGCCCCGGACGAAGTGCGGTGGCGTCCGTCCATGCGCGCCCGCGGGCTGGTCGCACTGCCGGTGCGCTACTGA
- a CDS encoding CatB-related O-acetyltransferase, with product MPPVPADPTVLHPMPEHPRVVLLKPLVKSPLIEVGDFSYYDDPDDPTAFETRNVLYHYGPERLSIGKYCALGTGTRFIMNGANHRMDGPSTFPFPTMGGSWAEHFDLITNLPGRGDTVVGNDVWFGHGATVMPGVRIGHGAIIAAGAVVTADVPDYGIVGGNPSRLIRTRYDAADIARLLAVAWWDWPVQHITEQVRTIMSGTVTDLEEAAARIDQP from the coding sequence ATGCCGCCCGTTCCTGCCGACCCCACCGTGCTCCACCCGATGCCCGAGCACCCGCGCGTGGTTCTGCTCAAACCGCTGGTGAAGTCGCCGCTGATCGAGGTCGGTGATTTCTCCTACTACGACGATCCGGACGACCCGACCGCGTTCGAGACCCGCAACGTCCTGTACCACTACGGTCCCGAGCGGCTTTCCATCGGCAAGTACTGCGCGCTGGGGACGGGCACCCGGTTCATCATGAACGGCGCCAACCACCGCATGGACGGCCCTTCCACCTTCCCGTTCCCCACCATGGGGGGCTCCTGGGCCGAGCACTTCGACCTGATCACCAACCTGCCCGGCCGGGGCGACACGGTCGTCGGCAATGACGTGTGGTTCGGCCACGGCGCCACGGTCATGCCCGGTGTACGCATCGGCCACGGCGCGATCATCGCCGCCGGCGCCGTGGTCACCGCCGACGTCCCCGATTACGGCATCGTCGGCGGCAACCCCTCCCGGCTCATCCGCACCCGCTACGACGCCGCGGACATCGCCAGGCTCCTCGCCGTGGCGTGGTGGGACTGGCCTGTGCAGCACATCACCGAGCAGGTACGGACGATCATGTCGGGGACCGTCACCGACCTGGAGGAGGCCGCCGCGCGGATCGACCAGCCCTGA
- a CDS encoding endonuclease, whose translation MSATATRRETARALLDTHGQTYAAQAGIRLRDTPQPLYQLLVLASLLSARIRASVAVGAAHELFEADMRTPRRMQDATWQQRVDALGAGHYRRYDESTSTTLGKSAEFLHEHYGGDLRRLREKADGDPERMKELLQELPGIGPAGAAIFLREVQGIWTELEPYLDGKAVQGAKRLGLPTTPRELAKLVSAQQLAVFAAALVRAALDTSVAEDVREKAGSARGKSKSG comes from the coding sequence ATGAGCGCCACGGCCACGCGCCGCGAAACGGCCCGCGCACTGCTCGACACCCATGGACAGACCTACGCCGCACAGGCGGGAATCCGGCTCCGGGACACTCCCCAGCCGCTCTATCAGCTGCTGGTCCTCGCTTCTCTCCTCAGCGCCCGTATCCGGGCCTCGGTCGCCGTCGGCGCGGCCCACGAACTGTTCGAGGCGGACATGCGCACCCCCCGCCGGATGCAGGACGCCACCTGGCAGCAGCGTGTGGACGCACTGGGCGCCGGCCACTACAGGCGGTACGACGAGAGCACGTCCACCACCCTCGGCAAGAGCGCGGAATTTCTCCACGAGCACTACGGCGGCGACCTGAGGCGTCTGCGCGAGAAAGCCGACGGCGATCCGGAACGCATGAAGGAACTCCTCCAGGAGCTGCCCGGGATCGGCCCCGCCGGCGCGGCCATCTTCCTGCGTGAGGTCCAGGGGATCTGGACCGAGCTGGAGCCCTATCTCGACGGAAAGGCGGTCCAGGGGGCGAAGCGCCTCGGGTTGCCCACCACCCCCCGCGAACTGGCGAAGCTGGTGTCCGCGCAGCAGCTGGCAGTCTTCGCCGCGGCCCTCGTACGGGCCGCGCTCGACACATCGGTGGCGGAGGACGTACGGGAAAAAGCCGGCTCGGCCAGGGGCAAGTCCAAGAGCGGCTGA